The proteins below come from a single Miscanthus floridulus cultivar M001 chromosome 1, ASM1932011v1, whole genome shotgun sequence genomic window:
- the LOC136495382 gene encoding SPX domain-containing protein 5-like, whose protein sequence is MKFGKRLKKQIEESLPEWRSHFLNYKELKRRVNAVSSSSSPPAASASPSSSRAAEADFLTLLDAEIDKFNAFFLEREEEFVILQRELQERIHRAADAAEGLASAPETMARIQREVVDFHGEMVLLLNYSSVNYTGLAKILKKFDKRTGGVFGLRLPVIAGVLRQPFFTTDLISELVRDCEAMMEAVFPPAAVSAASRDLHERRQAVAVAEQSIFRNTVAALLTMQPLPESDWLVQSVSNTPTASPLVPTQ, encoded by the coding sequence ATGAAGTTCGGCAAGCGGCTCAAGAAGCAGATCGAGGAGAGCCTGCCGGAGTGGCGGAGCCACTTCCTCAACTACAAGGAGCTCAAGCGCCGCGTCAAcgccgtctcctcctcctcctccccgccgGCGGCATCGGCTTCGCCATCATCATCCCGGGCCGCGGAGGCCGACTTCCTGACGCTCCTGGACGCCGAGATCGACAAGTTCAACGCCTTCTTCCTGGAGCGGGAGGAGGAGTTCGTCATCCTGCAGAGGGAGCTCCAGGAGCGCATCCACCGGGCGGCGGATGCGGCCGAGGGATTGGCCTCCGCGCCCGAGACCATGGCGCGCATCCAGcgcgaggtggtggacttccacGGCGAGATGGTGCTGCTGCTCAACTACAGCAGCGTCAACTACACGGGGCTCGCCAAGATCCTCAAGAAGTTCGACAAGCGCACGGGCGGCGTGTTTGGGCTCCGCCTCCCCGTCATCGCGGGCGTGCTGCGACAGCCCTTCTTCACCACTGACCTCATCTCCGAGCTCGTCAGGGACTGCGAGGCCATGATGGAGGCCGTCTTCCCGCCCGCCGCCGTCTCCGCCGCCAGCAGGGACCTCCACGAGCGGCGGCAGGCGGTCGCCGTCGCCGAGCAGAGCATCTTCCGCAACACCGTCGCCGCGCTGCTCACCATGCAGCCGCTGCCGGAGTCTGATTGGCTCGTCCAGTCCGTCAGTAACACGCCGACGGCGTCGCCCCTCGTCCCCACGCAGTGA
- the LOC136495392 gene encoding small ribosomal subunit protein uS8my-like → MGRRILNDALRTMVNADRRGNATALLQPISGVMVSFLNIMKHRGYIKNFKVTDPHRVGKINVELHGRIKDCKALTYRQDLRAKEIEQYRVRMLPTRQWGYVVITTPNGVLDHEEAIRQNVGGQVLGYFH, encoded by the exons ATGGGGCGGCGGATCCTCAACGACGCTCTGCGCACGATGGTCAACGCAGACCGGCGGGGGAATGCGACGGCGCTTCTCCAGCCCATCTCCGGCGTCATGGTCTCCTTCCTCAACATCATGAAGCACCGAG GGTATATCAAAAACTTCAAGGTCACTGATCCGCATAGAGTTGGAAAAATTAATGTGGAGCTTCATGGACGTATTAAAGATTGCAAAGCTCTTACGTACAGGCAAGACCTCAGAGCTAAGGAAATAGAACAATACAGAGTTCGGATGCTCCCAACACGGCAG TGGGGCTATGTTGTGATTACTACTCCGAATGGTGTTTTGGATCATGAGGAAGCAATCAGGCAGAACGTGGGTGGGCAGGTCCTTGGTTATTTCCATTGA
- the LOC136464175 gene encoding elongation factor 1-delta 2-like, whose translation MTVALSNVNSEAGLQKLNDYVLTRSYMTGYQASKDDMAVFTALTSAPPSSYVNVTRWYDHISALLRSSGITAEGEGVKVEATCSVSSAPRVAEQKARSVDEDGDVDLFGEETKEEHAAAEARAAAVKASGKKKESGKSSVLLDVKPWDDETDMQKLEEAVTVRSVKMEGLLWGASKLVPVGYGIKKMQIMMTIVDDLVSVDSLIEDHLCTEPANEYIQSCDIVAFNKICKLSWTLFVSRMRHPVSLLILAFYDSHYYYSDTDQ comes from the exons ATGACAGTAGCTCTGTCAAATGTCAACTCCGAGGCAGGCCTCCAAAAGCTTAATGACTACGTTCTCACCCGCAGTTACATGACTGG GTACCAAGCTTCAAAGGATGACATGGCTGTCTTCACTGCACTTACATCTGCTCCTCCATCAAGCTATGTCAATGTTACAAGGTGGTATGATCATATCAGCGCTCTCCTAAGGTCCAG TGGAATCACTGCAGAGGGTGAGGGTGTCAAGGTTGAGGCAACTTGTTCTGTGTCTTCAGCTCCCAGAGTTGCTGAACAAAAG GCACGGTCGGTTGATGAAGATGGTGATGTTGACCTATTTGGTGAGGAGACCAAAGAAGAGCATGCAGCAGCGGAAGCACGCGCAGCAGCTGTTAAGGCTTCTGGCAAGAAGAAAGAGT CTGGGAAGTCGTCAGTTCTTCTGGATGTGAAGCCATGGGATGATGAAACTGACATGCAAAAGCTAGAGGAAGCTGTTACTGTTAGGAGTGTGAAGATGGAGGGACTGCTCTGGGGTGCAT CAAAACTTGTTCCAGTTGGATATGGCATCAAGAAGATGCAAATTATGATGACCATTGTGGATGACCTTGTTTCTGTCGACAGTCTGATAGAGGATCATCTCTGCACTGAACCTGCCAATGAGTACATCCAGAGCTGTGACATTGTGGCCTTCAACAAAATCTGTAAGTTGTCTTGGACATTGTTTGTGTCTAGAATGAGGCACCCTGTTTCATTACTTATTTTAGCCTTTTATGACAGTCATTATTATTATTCAGATACAGACCAGTAG